Proteins co-encoded in one Elusimicrobiota bacterium genomic window:
- a CDS encoding HD domain-containing protein — MRNPLPDEIYLRRTKPVAPDIRAEYFRDQTKIIHSYPFRRLKHKAQVFYAPDNDHICTRMEHVLHVATIAATICRGLNLSGGDWALESELAYAIGLGHDLGHAPFGHEGEKELASKLGAPKAFMHELNSYRVVEHLANHGQGLNLTYAVKDGIICHNGEDFDQNALKPSPTPNDLENIHERAYMPCTYEGCIVRLSDRIAYLGRDVEDAVTAGFITKKDLPRRTAKALGESNTDIISTLIADVVAASARSESVAFSPEKHVLVLEQAKFNYERIYYHPRLVKFRRHIRAVIHSLFDYFMELYARNGTDFKAYAAMDFEVDRNFGHYIEQLRPVYEKEGYPAKTIVTDYIAGMTDSFALEGMRQISLPVPLHFPRGGRPV, encoded by the coding sequence ATGCGCAACCCCCTGCCGGACGAGATCTACCTGCGCCGCACCAAGCCGGTCGCGCCGGACATCCGCGCCGAGTACTTCCGCGACCAGACCAAGATCATCCACTCCTATCCCTTCCGGCGCCTCAAGCACAAGGCCCAGGTCTTCTACGCCCCGGACAACGACCACATCTGCACGCGCATGGAGCACGTCCTCCACGTGGCCACCATCGCGGCCACCATCTGCCGGGGCTTGAACCTCTCCGGCGGGGACTGGGCCCTGGAGTCCGAGCTGGCCTACGCCATCGGCCTCGGCCACGACCTCGGCCACGCCCCCTTCGGCCACGAGGGCGAGAAGGAGCTGGCCAGCAAGCTCGGGGCGCCCAAGGCCTTCATGCACGAGCTCAACAGCTACCGCGTCGTCGAGCACCTCGCCAACCACGGCCAGGGCCTCAACCTCACCTACGCGGTCAAGGACGGCATCATCTGCCACAACGGCGAGGACTTTGACCAGAACGCCCTCAAGCCCTCCCCGACGCCCAACGACCTCGAGAACATCCACGAGCGCGCCTACATGCCCTGCACCTACGAGGGCTGCATCGTGCGCCTCTCCGACCGCATCGCCTACCTGGGCCGGGACGTGGAGGACGCCGTCACCGCGGGCTTCATCACCAAGAAGGACCTGCCCCGGCGCACGGCCAAGGCCCTGGGCGAATCCAACACGGACATCATCAGCACCCTCATCGCCGACGTGGTCGCCGCCTCGGCGCGCTCCGAGAGCGTGGCCTTCTCCCCGGAGAAGCACGTCCTGGTCCTGGAGCAGGCCAAGTTCAACTACGAGCGCATCTACTACCACCCCCGGCTGGTCAAGTTCCGCCGCCACATCCGCGCCGTCATCCACAGCCTCTTCGACTACTTCATGGAGCTCTACGCCAGGAACGGCACGGACTTCAAGGCCTACGCGGCCATGGACTTCGAGGTGGACCGCAACTTCGGCCACTATATCGAGCAGCTGCGCCCGGTCTACGAGAAGGAAGGCTATCCGGCCAAGACCATCGTCACCGACTACATCGCGGGCATGACCGACAGCTTCGCTCTGGAGGGCATGCGCCAGATCTCCTTGCCCGTGCCCCTGCACTTCCCGCGCGGCGGCAGGCCGGTCTAG
- a CDS encoding diguanylate cyclase — MPEALSIESSVQRLQSLVEKIASGDHDIAADELYGLTVPGRCPPALAALAESIGMMLVQIEARDDQLNKKIADLEKAKRELENYSRNLEAMVAERTANLQAANERLEFLAHHDVLTGLCNRGVFYGRLKEEWERLGRERGPLALIMVDVDCFKLYNDTYGHQAGDECLRALARVFTANASRPGDLSARYGGEEFILLLPETDGPRALEIAESIRARFAALKIAHERNTAGPYATASLGVSSAVPAEGRPMQKLIEAADRALYVVKGERGKNNVVYLAPVFD; from the coding sequence ATGCCGGAAGCCCTCTCCATCGAATCCTCCGTCCAGCGTCTCCAGAGCCTCGTTGAAAAGATCGCATCGGGCGACCACGACATCGCGGCGGACGAGCTTTACGGGCTGACCGTTCCGGGGCGCTGTCCCCCGGCCCTCGCGGCCCTGGCCGAGTCGATCGGGATGATGCTCGTCCAGATCGAGGCGCGGGACGATCAACTCAACAAGAAGATCGCCGACTTGGAAAAGGCCAAGCGGGAGCTGGAGAATTATTCCCGGAACCTCGAGGCGATGGTCGCCGAGAGGACGGCCAACCTGCAGGCCGCCAACGAGCGGCTGGAGTTCCTGGCCCACCATGACGTCCTGACCGGCCTCTGCAACCGGGGCGTCTTCTACGGCCGTCTCAAGGAGGAATGGGAGCGTCTCGGCCGGGAGCGCGGGCCGCTGGCGCTCATCATGGTGGACGTGGATTGCTTCAAGCTCTACAACGACACCTACGGCCACCAGGCCGGGGATGAATGCCTGCGCGCCTTGGCCCGGGTCTTCACGGCCAACGCCTCAAGGCCTGGGGATCTTTCCGCGCGCTACGGGGGAGAGGAGTTCATCCTCCTCCTCCCGGAGACCGACGGGCCCCGCGCCCTGGAGATCGCCGAGTCCATCAGGGCGCGGTTCGCGGCCCTCAAGATCGCGCACGAGAGGAACACGGCGGGCCCTTACGCCACGGCGAGCCTCGGGGTCTCCAGCGCCGTGCCGGCCGAGGGCCGGCCCATGCAGAAGCTCATCGAGGCCGCGGACCGGGCGCTTTATGTCGTCAAGGGCGAGCGCGGCAAGAACAACGTGGTCTATCTGGCGCCGGTTTTCGATTGA
- a CDS encoding hydroxyacid dehydrogenase, whose amino-acid sequence MSILVCDPIAEEGLKKLRAAGHEVVVKTGLTPEALVKEIAPCQAVVVRSATKITKAVVEAGENLKVVVRGGAGLDGIDAAACAARGVAVLNTPEAATVSVAEHALALMFAVAQGLGLSVAGKTLGLIGVGRIGAEVAVRARALGMRVLACRRDMNSAAPAGVELRGLDELLAASDFVSIHVPGGPETKDLLDAARFERMKKGAVLINCARGGIVNEAALVKALESGRLAGAAVDVFDEEPLRPDHPLLGLGNVVLTPHLGASTIEGQGRVGLAVAEKLLEHFPGD is encoded by the coding sequence ATGAGTATCCTGGTGTGCGATCCGATCGCCGAAGAGGGGCTCAAGAAGCTCCGTGCCGCGGGGCATGAGGTCGTGGTCAAGACGGGGCTGACGCCCGAGGCTTTGGTCAAGGAGATCGCGCCCTGCCAGGCGGTGGTGGTGCGCAGCGCGACGAAGATCACCAAAGCGGTCGTCGAGGCTGGAGAGAACCTCAAGGTCGTGGTCCGCGGCGGCGCCGGCCTCGACGGCATCGACGCGGCGGCCTGCGCGGCCCGCGGCGTGGCGGTGTTGAACACCCCCGAGGCCGCGACCGTGTCGGTCGCGGAGCACGCGCTCGCGCTGATGTTCGCGGTCGCGCAGGGGCTCGGCCTCTCAGTCGCCGGCAAGACGCTCGGCCTCATCGGCGTGGGCCGCATCGGCGCCGAGGTCGCGGTCCGCGCCCGGGCCTTGGGGATGCGCGTCCTCGCCTGCCGCCGCGACATGAACAGCGCCGCGCCCGCCGGCGTCGAGCTCCGCGGGCTCGATGAGCTCCTCGCCGCCTCCGACTTCGTCTCGATCCACGTGCCCGGCGGTCCGGAAACCAAAGACCTGCTCGACGCCGCCCGGTTCGAACGCATGAAGAAGGGCGCCGTCCTCATCAACTGCGCGCGCGGCGGCATCGTCAACGAGGCCGCGCTCGTCAAGGCGTTGGAGTCCGGCCGCCTCGCCGGCGCGGCCGTCGACGTGTTCGACGAAGAGCCGCTGAGGCCGGACCATCCCCTGCTGGGATTGGGCAACGTGGTCCTCACGCCGCACCTCGGCGCCTCGACCATCGAGGGGCAGGGCCGGGTCGGGCTGGCGGTGGCGGAGAAGCTGCTGGAGCATTTTCCCGGGGACTGA
- a CDS encoding STN domain-containing protein, which produces MIGLAAALLWSACDPASAQEPRPPEVPYYRVWRGVSRPGLDAPGFLSRLAPFVVRTRAWLGRHGGLAYLPALPPAGSGPEVPAELALVVYASERGYRDDSATREGEAYGAAHWRLFDKPRSRGNAAIPYIGKLLADTPYDVAGGTASWASPQGTTRFYLGRLREKTPLEQLASWVGRVGAGFGTRGMDGYVVAVDGRGVVCSWQHWAGSGELEAAAASEAGREIFGARDSLLETIMDAPAEPFAGQVEPGRAYQVLLPAEAADPMQARVTIRVKDAPLTAFLDLVSSQAGLNFILADGLEGVRVTAFLTDVTARDALELLRVTKGLTYHRVESRGATVIAPAARESPDLRTKVYPLENVPSEGR; this is translated from the coding sequence ATGATCGGCTTGGCCGCAGCGCTGCTCTGGTCGGCCTGCGATCCCGCTTCGGCGCAGGAGCCTCGGCCGCCGGAAGTCCCCTATTACCGCGTCTGGAGAGGCGTGTCCCGGCCGGGACTGGACGCGCCGGGTTTCTTGAGCCGCTTGGCGCCATTCGTCGTCAGGACGCGGGCCTGGCTGGGCCGGCATGGCGGCCTGGCCTACCTGCCCGCTCTGCCGCCCGCCGGCTCCGGCCCGGAGGTCCCGGCCGAGTTGGCGCTGGTCGTCTACGCTTCAGAGCGGGGCTATCGCGATGATAGCGCGACCCGGGAGGGCGAAGCCTACGGCGCCGCCCATTGGCGGCTGTTCGACAAGCCGCGCAGCCGCGGCAACGCGGCCATTCCCTATATAGGGAAGTTGCTCGCGGACACTCCCTATGATGTGGCCGGAGGGACGGCCTCCTGGGCGAGCCCGCAGGGAACGACCAGGTTCTATTTGGGCCGGCTCCGGGAAAAGACCCCGCTGGAGCAGTTGGCGTCCTGGGTCGGCCGGGTCGGGGCCGGATTCGGAACCCGGGGGATGGACGGCTACGTCGTAGCGGTCGACGGCCGCGGGGTCGTCTGCTCCTGGCAGCATTGGGCCGGCTCAGGAGAGCTTGAGGCCGCGGCCGCCTCCGAGGCCGGTCGCGAGATATTCGGGGCCCGGGACTCGCTCCTGGAGACCATCATGGATGCTCCGGCCGAGCCATTCGCGGGCCAGGTCGAGCCGGGGCGGGCCTATCAGGTGCTCTTGCCCGCCGAGGCGGCCGACCCGATGCAGGCTCGGGTGACGATACGCGTCAAGGACGCGCCTTTGACCGCCTTCCTGGACCTCGTTTCCAGCCAGGCCGGGCTCAATTTCATCCTGGCCGACGGGCTCGAAGGCGTGCGCGTGACCGCCTTCCTGACCGACGTGACCGCGCGGGATGCTCTGGAGTTGCTGCGCGTGACCAAGGGGCTGACCTACCACCGGGTCGAATCGCGGGGAGCCACGGTGATCGCCCCGGCCGCGCGGGAGTCGCCGGACTTGAGGACGAAGGTGTATCCCTTGGAGAACGTCCCGAGCGAGGGACGCTAA
- a CDS encoding CoA-binding protein, translating into MSPEKKEAQGVVSRILALKTVAVVGCSPKPDRPSHRVADYLQRQGYRIAPVNPGHKEILGQTCYPSLAAIPFPVDVVDVFRRSAEVLPVIEEAVRIKAKALWLQDGVTHPEGEAKARAAGLLVVSDDCMLRQHRGRHAADES; encoded by the coding sequence ATGTCCCCCGAAAAAAAAGAAGCCCAGGGCGTCGTCTCACGCATACTCGCGCTGAAGACCGTGGCGGTGGTCGGCTGCTCGCCCAAGCCCGACCGCCCCAGCCACCGCGTGGCGGACTACCTCCAGCGGCAAGGCTACCGCATCGCGCCGGTCAACCCCGGCCATAAGGAGATCCTGGGCCAGACCTGCTATCCCAGCCTGGCCGCCATCCCCTTCCCCGTGGACGTGGTGGACGTGTTCCGGCGCTCCGCAGAGGTCCTGCCCGTCATAGAAGAGGCCGTCCGCATCAAGGCCAAGGCCCTCTGGCTCCAGGACGGCGTCACCCATCCCGAGGGCGAGGCCAAAGCCCGCGCCGCCGGGCTGCTGGTGGTCTCCGACGACTGCATGCTGCGCCAGCACCGCGGCCGACATGCCGCTGACGAGTCTTAG
- a CDS encoding peroxiredoxin — translation MTIPTVASAVLFGTACLLTVPAVLQAASAPKAGSEAPDFSLPAQDGAVVSLKALRGKWVVLYFYPKDFTSGCTREAHGFQRDEKLYSAKNAVVLGISLDSVESHKKFCAQEGLRFKVLSDADHKVARRYGSLTDIAVVKFAKRNTFIIDPKGVIARVFMGVSPDQHSEEVLAALDGLRAR, via the coding sequence ATGACCATCCCAACCGTTGCGAGTGCCGTCTTATTCGGGACCGCCTGCCTGCTCACCGTCCCGGCGGTCTTGCAAGCGGCTTCGGCGCCCAAAGCCGGCTCCGAGGCCCCGGATTTCTCCCTGCCGGCGCAGGACGGGGCCGTGGTCTCCCTCAAGGCGCTGCGCGGCAAGTGGGTGGTCCTGTACTTCTACCCGAAGGATTTCACCTCGGGCTGCACGCGAGAGGCTCACGGCTTCCAGCGCGACGAGAAGCTCTATTCGGCCAAGAACGCCGTCGTGCTGGGGATCAGCCTGGACAGCGTGGAATCGCACAAGAAGTTCTGCGCCCAGGAGGGCCTGCGGTTCAAGGTCCTTTCCGACGCGGACCATAAGGTCGCCCGCCGCTACGGGTCGCTGACCGATATCGCGGTGGTCAAGTTCGCCAAGAGGAACACCTTCATCATCGATCCCAAGGGCGTGATCGCGCGGGTGTTCATGGGCGTCAGTCCCGACCAGCACAGCGAGGAAGTCCTCGCCGCCTTGGACGGACTGCGGGCGCGCTGA
- a CDS encoding tetratricopeptide repeat protein — protein sequence MKRCPYCAEEIQDAAIICRFCLSHLPAATAAQEPAPPKVDLPPSPAAPVLPSSPAEAAPAPDPFDDSPPPAPDRMSLTQAVMVASVLAVAGYMLFRLVHVSEARRVRASDANLSLYRAIPQAEDSRDRILTPPRTDSQGNPLFKEVALPTRPLDVMAEKQAQSRQYYLAGMVYYSKGDYARAKTEWESALALDPDNLDAKAGLERVRQLLGENP from the coding sequence ATGAAGAGATGCCCCTACTGCGCCGAGGAGATCCAGGACGCGGCGATCATATGCCGGTTCTGCCTTTCCCATCTGCCCGCGGCTACAGCGGCCCAGGAACCGGCGCCGCCGAAAGTGGACCTGCCGCCGAGCCCGGCCGCGCCCGTCTTGCCGTCGAGCCCCGCCGAAGCCGCCCCGGCGCCGGACCCGTTCGATGATTCTCCGCCCCCCGCCCCCGACCGGATGAGCCTGACGCAGGCCGTCATGGTCGCCTCGGTGCTGGCCGTGGCGGGCTATATGCTCTTCAGGCTGGTCCACGTCTCCGAGGCCCGCCGGGTCAGGGCCAGCGACGCCAACCTCTCGCTCTACCGCGCCATACCGCAGGCCGAAGATTCGCGCGACCGGATCCTGACGCCCCCGCGCACGGACAGCCAGGGCAACCCCCTCTTCAAGGAGGTCGCCTTGCCGACAAGGCCCCTCGATGTCATGGCTGAGAAGCAGGCCCAGTCGCGTCAGTACTACCTCGCGGGCATGGTCTACTACAGCAAAGGCGACTACGCGCGGGCCAAGACGGAGTGGGAGTCGGCCCTGGCCCTCGACCCGGACAATCTCGACGCCAAGGCCGGGCTCGAGCGGGTCCGGCAGCTCCTCGGCGAGAATCCCTAG
- the ybeY gene encoding rRNA maturation RNase YbeY — MTIRVFGTSLLPASARKPRVIIQVCRRVLKNEKASPDGELNVVLLDRRRMRVLNQRFLGHDRDTDVIAFSYAEDPGPFKGEKPFGDIFVSAFQARKQASQQGHPVLTEVLFLTAHGTLHLLGYDDSTSRRRAAMFSKQERALQGLP, encoded by the coding sequence ATGACCATACGGGTCTTCGGGACCTCGCTGCTGCCGGCCTCGGCCCGCAAGCCGCGCGTCATCATCCAGGTCTGCCGCCGGGTGCTCAAGAACGAGAAGGCAAGCCCCGACGGGGAGCTCAACGTGGTGCTCCTGGACCGGCGCCGGATGCGCGTCCTGAACCAGCGCTTCCTGGGCCATGACCGGGACACGGACGTGATCGCCTTCTCTTACGCCGAGGACCCGGGACCGTTCAAGGGCGAAAAGCCCTTCGGAGACATCTTCGTCTCAGCCTTCCAAGCGCGCAAGCAGGCTTCCCAGCAGGGCCATCCGGTGCTGACCGAGGTGCTCTTCCTGACCGCCCACGGGACCTTGCACCTCCTGGGCTACGATGATTCCACCTCCCGTCGGCGCGCCGCCATGTTCAGCAAGCAGGAGCGCGCCCTGCAGGGCCTGCCATGA
- a CDS encoding PhoH family protein: protein MTTRTIRLRDAEEALAILGDQDSHLRQMEADYAVELILSQEPDSEALSLLVRGPSGRVQKAVRHIRARIESARTTGREHPGRARRLAHAPEPLPHDAVLRAHGGHVITPRTPNQKQYVEAIQGHELAFGIGPAGTGKTFLAVACALRALEARQVQRVILSRPVVEAGERLGFLPGDFLEKVNPYLRPLYDAFHSMIGPERFHAWRDADVIEIVPLAYMRGRTFNDAFIVLDEAQNTTLGQIKMALTRLGEGSRMVVTGDITQTDLAEGTASGLVRVMDILKGVEGVAFHHLTEADVIRHPLVRKVIKAFARWEQGA from the coding sequence ATGACCACGAGGACGATCCGCCTGCGCGACGCCGAGGAGGCCCTGGCGATCCTGGGCGACCAGGACTCGCACCTGCGGCAGATGGAGGCGGACTACGCGGTCGAGCTGATCCTGAGCCAGGAACCGGACTCCGAAGCCCTGAGCCTTCTGGTGCGGGGCCCCTCGGGCCGCGTGCAGAAGGCCGTGCGCCACATCCGCGCCCGCATCGAGTCGGCGCGCACGACCGGCCGCGAGCATCCCGGCCGGGCGCGCCGCCTCGCGCACGCCCCGGAGCCGCTGCCGCACGACGCGGTCCTGCGCGCGCACGGCGGCCATGTCATCACGCCGCGCACCCCGAACCAGAAGCAGTACGTCGAAGCCATCCAAGGCCACGAGCTGGCCTTCGGCATCGGCCCGGCCGGCACGGGCAAGACCTTCCTGGCCGTGGCCTGCGCCCTGCGCGCCCTGGAGGCGCGCCAGGTCCAGCGCGTCATCCTGAGCCGCCCGGTGGTCGAGGCCGGAGAGCGTCTGGGGTTCCTGCCCGGCGACTTCCTGGAGAAGGTGAACCCCTACCTGCGGCCGCTCTACGACGCTTTCCACAGCATGATCGGGCCGGAGCGCTTCCACGCCTGGCGCGACGCGGACGTCATCGAGATCGTGCCCCTGGCCTACATGCGCGGCCGCACCTTCAACGACGCCTTCATCGTGCTCGACGAGGCGCAGAACACGACCTTGGGCCAGATCAAGATGGCCCTGACGCGCCTGGGAGAGGGCTCGCGCATGGTGGTCACCGGCGACATCACGCAGACGGACCTGGCCGAGGGCACGGCCTCGGGCCTGGTGCGGGTCATGGACATCCTCAAGGGCGTCGAAGGCGTGGCCTTCCACCACCTGACCGAGGCGGACGTGATCCGGCACCCCTTGGTGCGCAAGGTCATCAAGGCCTTCGCCCGGTGGGAACAGGGCGCATGA
- a CDS encoding DUF3536 domain-containing protein, whose amino-acid sequence MTKSVCLHAAFLRSPRENPWTGGLDPEDSAYPYGDQASRAHAECYGPFAFDPVLDRDGRVQGSADLYASLSFSFSPLLLAWLERAHPETYRRILEADRGSAGRLGHGNALAQPYGDAPLPGLSLRDKRTALRWGRSDFRQRFGRAPEGLWLPGMAADEETLEAVISEGFRFTVLPARLAGRVRVAGGSESDWKEVRPELFNPTRPYRWLSRQAPSSELAVFFPHERLGAALASGEALRDGETLWRGVKARFLPDDSTQLVHAAQAGELYGLELKGAAAVLGQALRNLEADGLPATNYGAFLDHFPPPQEFGLAPAAPPQEPAWRSGLRQALQRLAEDFDAFFAERLGAWLSDPWEARDAYGELLCDSSARRADEFLSRRSRRHLKPAEARAALRLLELQRRRLLMLAEADHDSRDITDAEPLQALKNACRALELAAGLGRDLALGLRERLAEVKTVSGTPPDSAQVWSREVAPAAVDCARAAAHFAILEHLGVGEAPRPTPRPGERFSLLRNAVRRQTIPLPAGRDPAWSWHSLAVRDAESLQTSQAAVCVHRLERLDLAAWVLPAQEEPPELAAAFAAAPAEEFRAELCRRFGQAFFTLDALIGKERLQVLRWLMPDPSGSRPRQAFLRDWAAAIGRLRRGEDSGDGLLELLPRCREAGVLPDQLPWAALARGAAQAALEDFLASGARPDLDQALRWLSAAERVGLHLDLFALRSRLLVWLGRSVPDADPVVRDLTRALAEKLGLAPSLFTSTEACPT is encoded by the coding sequence ATGACGAAATCCGTCTGCCTCCACGCGGCTTTCCTGCGCAGCCCCCGCGAGAACCCTTGGACCGGCGGCCTCGACCCTGAGGACTCCGCCTACCCCTACGGCGATCAGGCCAGCCGCGCCCACGCCGAGTGCTACGGCCCCTTCGCATTCGACCCGGTCCTGGACCGGGACGGCCGCGTGCAGGGCAGCGCCGACCTCTACGCCTCGCTGAGCTTCAGCTTCTCCCCCCTCCTGCTGGCCTGGCTGGAGCGCGCGCATCCCGAGACCTACCGCCGCATACTCGAGGCGGACCGCGGCTCGGCCGGCCGCCTGGGACACGGCAACGCCCTGGCCCAGCCCTATGGCGACGCGCCCTTGCCGGGCCTCTCCCTGCGCGACAAACGGACCGCGCTGCGCTGGGGCCGGTCGGATTTCCGGCAACGCTTCGGCCGGGCGCCCGAAGGGCTGTGGCTGCCCGGCATGGCCGCCGACGAGGAGACTTTGGAGGCCGTCATCTCCGAGGGCTTCCGCTTCACGGTGCTGCCGGCCCGGCTCGCGGGCCGCGTGCGGGTCGCGGGCGGCTCCGAGTCGGACTGGAAGGAGGTGCGGCCCGAGCTCTTCAACCCCACCCGGCCCTACCGCTGGCTCTCGCGCCAGGCCCCAAGCTCGGAGCTGGCCGTGTTCTTCCCCCACGAGCGCCTCGGCGCCGCTTTGGCCTCGGGGGAGGCCCTGCGCGACGGCGAGACTCTGTGGCGCGGGGTCAAGGCGCGCTTCTTGCCCGACGACTCGACCCAGCTCGTGCACGCCGCCCAGGCCGGCGAGCTCTACGGCCTCGAGCTCAAGGGCGCTGCCGCGGTCCTCGGCCAGGCCCTGCGCAATCTGGAGGCCGACGGTCTGCCCGCCACCAACTACGGGGCTTTCCTCGACCACTTCCCTCCGCCCCAGGAGTTCGGACTGGCGCCCGCGGCCCCTCCCCAGGAGCCGGCCTGGCGCAGCGGCCTGCGCCAGGCCCTCCAGCGCCTCGCCGAAGATTTCGACGCCTTCTTCGCCGAGCGGCTGGGCGCCTGGCTCAGCGACCCCTGGGAGGCCCGGGACGCTTACGGCGAGCTGCTCTGCGACTCCTCCGCGCGCAGGGCCGATGAGTTCCTCTCCCGGCGCAGCCGCCGCCACTTGAAGCCCGCCGAGGCCCGGGCGGCGCTGAGGCTCCTCGAGCTCCAGAGGCGCCGGCTCCTGATGCTGGCCGAAGCCGACCATGACAGCCGCGACATCACGGACGCCGAGCCCTTGCAGGCGCTCAAGAACGCTTGCCGCGCCTTGGAACTCGCGGCCGGACTGGGCCGAGACTTGGCGCTGGGCCTGCGCGAGCGGCTCGCGGAAGTCAAGACCGTCTCCGGCACGCCTCCTGATTCCGCGCAAGTCTGGTCCCGGGAAGTGGCGCCGGCGGCCGTGGACTGCGCCCGCGCCGCGGCCCATTTCGCGATCCTGGAGCATCTGGGCGTGGGCGAAGCTCCCCGGCCGACGCCCCGGCCGGGAGAGCGCTTTTCTTTGCTGCGCAACGCCGTGCGTCGCCAGACGATCCCTCTGCCCGCCGGCCGGGACCCGGCATGGTCTTGGCATTCCTTGGCCGTGCGCGACGCCGAGAGTCTGCAGACGAGCCAGGCGGCGGTCTGCGTGCACCGGCTCGAACGCCTGGACCTGGCGGCCTGGGTCCTGCCGGCCCAGGAGGAGCCGCCCGAGTTGGCCGCGGCATTCGCGGCCGCGCCGGCCGAGGAGTTCCGCGCCGAGCTCTGCCGCCGCTTCGGACAGGCCTTCTTCACGCTCGACGCGCTCATCGGCAAGGAGCGCCTGCAGGTGCTGCGCTGGCTGATGCCGGACCCTTCGGGCAGCCGCCCCCGGCAGGCGTTCCTGCGCGATTGGGCCGCGGCCATCGGCCGCTTGCGGCGCGGCGAGGACTCCGGGGACGGCCTGCTGGAGCTGCTGCCGCGCTGCCGCGAGGCGGGGGTGCTGCCTGACCAGCTGCCCTGGGCCGCTCTGGCGCGCGGCGCGGCCCAGGCCGCCTTGGAGGATTTCCTCGCCTCGGGCGCGCGGCCCGACCTGGACCAGGCTCTGCGCTGGCTCTCCGCCGCGGAGCGCGTAGGCCTGCATCTGGACCTCTTCGCGCTGCGCAGCCGGCTGCTGGTCTGGCTGGGCCGGTCGGTCCCTGATGCCGATCCCGTCGTGCGCGACCTGACCCGGGCTCTGGCCGAAAAGCTGGGCCTGGCGCCGTCTTTGTTCACTTCCACGGAGGCCTGCCCGACATGA
- the thyX gene encoding FAD-dependent thymidylate synthase: MKNKHASDRRDVLDKGFVRLVDVMGGDAAVLDAARVCYDSRSKGETQDRRLIVYLMKHAHLTPFEHAVFKFHVSAPIFVARQWFRHRMASYNEVSGRYTEVKDEFYIPAAWRSQDAVNKQGSAAAAGLDHEGLSAALAAQVRSSVAAYRKMLAAGVARELARLVLPLNLYTQFYWTVNCRSLMNFISLRADEHAQWEMQQYALALAGFFRLRMPWTWEAFLAHAWKGRSPAFGEPVSRPAGGRP, from the coding sequence ATGAAGAACAAACACGCCTCGGACCGCCGCGACGTGCTCGACAAAGGCTTCGTGCGCCTGGTCGACGTGATGGGCGGCGACGCGGCGGTGCTCGACGCCGCGCGGGTGTGCTACGACAGCCGCTCCAAGGGCGAGACCCAGGACCGGCGCCTGATCGTCTATCTGATGAAGCACGCGCACCTGACCCCCTTCGAGCACGCGGTCTTCAAATTCCACGTCTCCGCGCCGATCTTCGTGGCCCGCCAATGGTTCCGGCACCGCATGGCCTCCTACAACGAGGTCTCGGGCCGCTACACCGAGGTCAAGGACGAGTTCTACATCCCCGCGGCCTGGCGCTCCCAGGACGCGGTCAACAAGCAAGGCTCGGCCGCGGCGGCCGGGCTCGACCACGAAGGGCTCTCCGCGGCGCTGGCCGCCCAAGTCCGCTCGTCCGTGGCCGCGTATCGGAAGATGCTCGCGGCCGGCGTGGCCCGCGAGCTGGCGCGCCTGGTCCTGCCCCTGAACCTCTACACCCAGTTCTATTGGACGGTCAACTGCCGCAGCCTCATGAACTTCATCTCCCTGCGCGCCGACGAGCACGCCCAGTGGGAGATGCAGCAGTACGCTTTGGCCCTGGCCGGGTTCTTCCGCCTGCGCATGCCCTGGACATGGGAGGCGTTCCTGGCCCACGCCTGGAAGGGCCGCAGCCCGGCCTTCGGCGAGCCGGTCTCGCGGCCGGCGGGAGGCCGGCCGTGA
- a CDS encoding response regulator, whose product MNRKKILIVDDDASIREILSTQLSRLSFQTAAAADGKEAVELFKSEKPDLVLMDMMMPVLDGLAACQQIRALEKKGTRVPILFLTARDTRHDQISSALSGGDDFITKPISLQELRERVEAALAHAKHKPAP is encoded by the coding sequence ATGAACCGGAAGAAGATCCTCATCGTCGACGACGACGCCTCCATCCGGGAGATCCTCTCGACGCAGCTCTCCCGCCTGAGCTTCCAGACCGCGGCGGCCGCGGACGGCAAGGAGGCGGTGGAGCTCTTCAAGTCGGAGAAGCCCGATCTGGTGCTCATGGACATGATGATGCCGGTCCTCGACGGGCTGGCCGCCTGCCAGCAGATCCGCGCCCTGGAGAAGAAGGGGACCCGGGTGCCCATCCTGTTCTTGACCGCGCGCGACACCCGGCACGACCAGATCAGCTCGGCCTTGAGCGGCGGCGACGATTTCATCACCAAACCCATCAGCCTGCAGGAGCTGCGCGAGCGCGTGGAAGCCGCCTTGGCCCACGCCAAGCACAAGCCGGCCCCATGA